A genomic window from Diospyros lotus cultivar Yz01 chromosome 2, ASM1463336v1, whole genome shotgun sequence includes:
- the LOC127794041 gene encoding cysteine-rich receptor-like protein kinase 44 isoform X6 codes for MYPSPNMLCLKRLLLLSHILITITAAPPDFLHYLCVNTGDSTFQNNLDILLPSLSSNIDKHGFYSFSNRGAYALALCRGDVPLETCRSCIDDSTMKLTQVCPNHMEAVGWYDYCMLRYSDKSMDGILISMSEDWIFYMWNVSDRSSVADHEFNQTLASLLDSLRGKTASGGDRLKFATGIAVVPHFGWTIYGLMQCTPNLSEQNCVDCLVKAAERQDCCAEKMGGRVVGPSCNYRFETYRFFNDTPAPPADTPLSSSVSKTELLYSRKRRKLSLIDVHLRSPSPADARPSSPGNDYTKIVVLIVVVSTVCFVLVPLVVFCFPLMRSLRKSQHRFGFINQYGPMDGISIPESLQYDFNTICVATDYFSNNNKLGRGGFGVVYKGRFRNGQEIAVKRLSLNSIQGELEFKNEVMLLAKLQHRNLVKLLGFCLEGTERLLVYEFVNNLSLDRFLFDPMKRRYLDWETRYKIIEGIARGILYFHEDSRLRIIHQDLKASNVLLDEEMNPKISDFGMARLFMMDESQGDTSTIVGTFGYMAPEYAMHGHFLVKSDIFSFGVLILEIITGQKNNPLQQGENLEDLLSNVWKAWNEGIASNLIDPMLRSSSSSTCEMIRCIHIGLLCVQENVADRPIIGLIVLMLNSSSLPLATPSKPAFFMHNGMNLEMPVLQENSSSFAATTESNKLKNKYVLSSVNETSITEVYPR; via the exons ATGTATCCCTCCCCCAACATGCTCTGCCTGAAacgtcttcttctcctttcccaCATTCTGATCACAATCACCGCCGCCCCGCCTGATTTCTTGCACTACCTCTGCGTAAACACCGGCGATTCCACGTTCCAGAACAACCTCGACATCCTGCTCCCCTCCCTTTCATCCAACATCGATAAGCATGGCTTCTACAGCTTCTCCAACCGGGGGGCTTACGCACTGGCGCTTTGCAGAGGAGATGTTCCGCTGGAAACTTGCCGCAGTTGTATTGACGACTCCACCATGAAGCTCACTCAAGTCTGTCCAAACCACATGGAAGCAGTCGGATGGTACGATTACTGCATGCTTCGTTACTCAGACAAGTCTATGGATGGAATTCTGATAAGTATGTCAGAAGATTGGATTTTCTACATGTGGAACGTAAGTGATCGATCGAGCGTAGCGGATCATGAATTCAACCAGACGCTAGCGAGCTTATTGGACAGTCTACGGGGTAAGACAGCTTCCGGTGGCGATCGCCTGAAATTTGCCACGGGAATCGCCGTTGTTCCACATTTTGGCTGGACTATTTATGGGCTTATGCAGTGCACGCCGAATTTGTCCGAGCAGAATTGCGTGGATTGCTTGGTTAAGGCTGCTGAGAGACAAGATTGTTGCGCCGAAAAGATGGGAGGAAGAGTTGTTGGACCCAGCTGTAATTACAGATTTGAGACCTACCGATTCTTCAACGACACTCCCGCACCGCCGGCCGACACACCGTTGTCCTCATCAG TTAGCAAGACAGAATTATTAtattcaagaaaaagaagaaagcttTCTTTGATAGATGTCCATCTCCGGTCACCATCACCTGCCGATGCACGGCCATCCTCGCCAG GAAACGATTATACAAAAATCGTCGtccttattgttgttgtttcgACTGTGTGTTTTGTGCTAGTACCTCTCGTTGTTTTTTGCTTTCCGTTGATGAGGAGCCTGAGAAAGTCGCAGCACAGATTTGGAT TTATCAATCAATATGGACCCATGGACGGCATTAGCATCCCAGAATCCTTACAATACGACTTCAATACTATCTGTGTTGCAACAGATTACTTCTCCAACAATAATAAGCTTGGAAGAGGTGGTTTCGGAGTTGTTTATAAG GGTAGGTTTCGTAATGGGCAAGAAATTGCTGTGAAAAGGTTGTCTTTGAATTCCATACAAGGGGAACTAGAATTCAAGAATGAAGTTATGCTACTAGCTAAGCTTCAACATAGGAATCTAGTCAAGCTTCTTGGTTTCTGCTTGGAGGGAACAGAAAGGCTTCTTGTTTACGAGTTTGTGAACAACTTGAGCCTTGATCGCTTCTTATTTG ATCCTATGAAACGTAGATATTTGGATTGGGAAACACGTTACAAGATCATAGAGGGTATTGCTCGGGGAATTTTGTACTTTCATGAAGATTCAAGACTTAGGATAATTCATCAAGATCTTAAAGCTAGCAATGTTTTGTTAGACGAAGAGATGAATCCCAAAATATCAGACTTTGGTATGGCAAGATTGTTTATGATGGATGAAAGTCAAGGGGATACAAGTACAATTGTTGGGACTTT CGGATATATGGCTCCAGAGTATGCAATGCATGGACATTTTTTAGTAAAGTCAGATATCTTTAGTTTCGGTGTCTTGATTCTAGAAATTATTACTGGCCAAAAGAACAACCCTTTGCAACAAGGCGAGAATTTAGAGGATCTTTTAAGCAAT GTTTGGAAGGCTTGGAATGAAGGGATAGCTTCAAATTTGATAGATCCCATGTTAAGGTCTAGTTCAAGTTCAACATGTGAGATGATAAGATGCATCCATATCGGTTTGCTATGCGTTCAAGAAAATGTTGCAGATAGACCAATCATAGGTTTGATTGTTCTAATGCTTAATAGCTCATCTCTCCCCCTTGCAACTCCTTCAAAGCCGGCCTTCTTTATGCACAATGGTATGAATCTAGAGATGCCAGTGCTCCAAGAAAATAGTTCTAGTTTTGCAGCAACAACTGAgtctaataaattaaaaaataaatatgtccTTTCATCAGTCAACGAAACTTCAATTACTGAGGTATATCCTCGATGA